In a single window of the Agromyces sp. H17E-10 genome:
- a CDS encoding helix-turn-helix domain-containing protein: MTDDTSPAAPASGPVLVRHPVRAELAGLVAGIVGHRERVDHPVVRRQVAGSLIPLVLSFGSPLDVVDLSVGTGVGRHTSFIAGIMPGHATTSFEREQLCVQIYLTPLGVPRLLGLPGRELAARVVDLADAVPSLDDVLVEELWAARTWPRRFALVDRMLLDLLDRGRRAEPFVGWMWRQIERSGGRVGIGDLVEQTGWSHRHATSRFTEQVGIAPKAAASLVRFERAAAALRDGPAADVAARFGYADQSHLVREVRRYAGWTPTDLLRTEPTTAQTAIG; this comes from the coding sequence ATGACCGACGACACGTCCCCCGCTGCACCGGCATCCGGACCCGTCCTGGTGCGGCATCCCGTGCGCGCCGAACTGGCCGGACTCGTCGCCGGCATCGTCGGCCATCGCGAACGGGTCGATCACCCCGTCGTCCGCCGCCAGGTGGCGGGCAGCCTGATCCCGCTCGTGCTGTCGTTCGGGTCACCGCTCGACGTGGTCGACCTCTCCGTCGGCACGGGCGTCGGGCGGCACACCTCGTTCATCGCCGGCATCATGCCCGGCCACGCGACCACCTCGTTCGAGCGAGAGCAGCTCTGCGTGCAGATCTACCTGACCCCGCTCGGCGTGCCGCGCCTGCTCGGCCTGCCCGGGCGCGAGCTCGCGGCGCGCGTCGTGGATCTCGCCGACGCGGTCCCGTCCCTCGACGACGTGCTCGTCGAGGAGCTCTGGGCGGCCCGCACCTGGCCGCGCCGATTCGCGCTCGTCGACCGGATGCTGCTCGACCTGCTCGATCGCGGACGGCGGGCCGAGCCGTTCGTCGGCTGGATGTGGCGGCAGATCGAGCGCTCCGGCGGCCGGGTCGGGATCGGCGACCTCGTCGAGCAGACCGGGTGGAGTCATCGCCACGCCACCTCGCGATTCACCGAGCAGGTCGGCATCGCGCCGAAGGCGGCGGCGAGCCTCGTGCGGTTCGAGCGCGCCGCCGCAGCGCTCCGCGACGGACCGGCGGCGGACGTCGCGGCTCGCTTCGGGTACGCCGACCAGAGCCACCTCGTGCGCGAGGTCCGGCGCTATGCGGGCTGGACGCCGACGGATCTCCTCCGCACCGAGCCGACGACCGCGCAGACGGCCATCGGTTGA
- a CDS encoding dihydrofolate reductase family protein codes for MRRLIAIEFLSVDGVMQGLGSPDEDREGGFEHGGWGAPYAEAIHASTAAGGLGGTTAYLFGRRTYEKMAAFWPTMPDENPMAAHLNATEKHVVTRSVATFDWGNTRPLAGDVADGVRALKRAGDGDIAILGSGVLVRSLLRADLIDGMRLFVHPLLLGSGKRLFGELEAPRPLVLTGFDTTSMGSLVLAYDVEHAAGG; via the coding sequence ATGCGCAGATTGATCGCGATCGAGTTCCTCTCGGTCGATGGAGTCATGCAGGGGCTGGGGTCGCCCGACGAGGACCGCGAGGGCGGCTTCGAGCACGGCGGATGGGGAGCACCCTACGCCGAAGCGATCCACGCCTCCACCGCGGCCGGCGGACTCGGCGGCACGACGGCCTATCTCTTCGGCCGGAGGACGTACGAGAAGATGGCCGCGTTCTGGCCGACGATGCCCGACGAGAACCCGATGGCCGCCCACCTCAACGCCACCGAGAAGCACGTGGTCACGCGCAGCGTCGCGACCTTCGACTGGGGGAACACGCGACCGCTCGCGGGCGATGTCGCCGACGGCGTGCGCGCCCTGAAGCGGGCCGGAGACGGCGACATCGCCATCCTCGGCAGCGGGGTGCTCGTGCGCTCGCTGCTGCGGGCGGACCTGATCGACGGGATGCGACTGTTCGTGCACCCGCTCCTGCTCGGCTCGGGCAAGCGGCTCTTCGGCGAGCTCGAGGCGCCCCGTCCGCTCGTGCTGACGGGGTTCGACACCACGTCGATGGGGAGCCTCGTGCTCGCCTACGACGTCGAGCACGCCGCGGGCGGCTGA
- a CDS encoding LysR family transcriptional regulator, giving the protein MDVRRLDLLRELAERGSVTAVAEATGRTPSAVSQQLKVLEREAGMPLTARSGRGVVLTSAGQALARSAADVAIAIEHATALWDEFRNDPSGEVTLLTFPTIGATLLPSVLIELSAVDDLVVHATDLDPELAEFGDLTADHDIVLAHTMPGMLPWGGRGLKVVPLLTEPLDIGLPAGHRLAGRAHVTPADLVDENWLGVPPGFPFERILHAIEQQAGRRAVVSQRFSDMRIMEAFIEAGLGIAFVPRYTSGAVPDSIVLKPLRGVASARQIVALVRPDVAERLAVRTVLDVLVSQAARLEQEHLDA; this is encoded by the coding sequence ATGGATGTGCGACGTCTCGACCTGCTCCGCGAACTGGCCGAACGGGGCAGCGTGACCGCCGTCGCCGAGGCGACCGGCCGCACGCCGTCGGCCGTGTCGCAGCAACTGAAGGTGCTCGAGCGCGAGGCGGGGATGCCGCTCACCGCGCGCAGCGGCCGCGGCGTCGTGCTCACGAGCGCAGGGCAGGCCCTCGCCCGCAGCGCGGCCGATGTGGCGATCGCGATCGAACACGCGACCGCACTGTGGGACGAGTTCCGCAACGACCCCTCGGGTGAGGTCACGCTGCTCACCTTCCCGACGATCGGCGCGACCCTGCTGCCGTCGGTGCTCATCGAGCTCTCGGCGGTCGACGACCTCGTCGTGCACGCGACCGACCTCGACCCCGAGCTGGCCGAGTTCGGCGACCTCACCGCCGACCACGACATCGTGCTCGCGCACACCATGCCCGGGATGCTGCCCTGGGGCGGTCGCGGGCTCAAGGTCGTGCCCCTGCTCACCGAGCCGCTCGACATCGGGCTCCCGGCGGGGCACCGTCTCGCGGGCCGGGCCCACGTCACCCCCGCCGACCTCGTCGACGAGAACTGGCTCGGGGTGCCCCCTGGCTTCCCGTTCGAGCGGATCCTGCACGCGATCGAGCAGCAGGCGGGCCGCCGGGCGGTGGTCAGCCAGCGGTTCAGCGACATGCGCATCATGGAGGCGTTCATCGAGGCCGGTCTCGGCATCGCCTTCGTGCCCCGGTACACCTCAGGCGCCGTGCCCGACTCGATCGTGCTGAAGCCGCTGCGCGGCGTCGCGAGCGCCCGGCAGATCGTCGCGCTCGTGCGCCCCGACGTCGCCGAGCGGCTCGCCGTGCGCACGGTGCTCGACGTGCTCGTGAGCCAGGCCGCCCGGCTCGAGCAGGAGCACCTCGACGCCTGA
- a CDS encoding Type 1 glutamine amidotransferase-like domain-containing protein, with the protein MAHVVATGAGKAMMERRNDPTHEYILQLTGKERPRVLFVGTATGDEQAYTLSFYKTYDSDRCAPHHLTLFHRDLDDLAGFVKGFDVIHVGGGNTANMLDVWKRQGLDDIMREMWEDPASNVVFTGGSAGGICWFEGGTTDSYGPTLQVLPEGLGFLHGSFCPHYDAEDQRQPLFHAALLSGELATGYAVGNLQSLHFENQEFVTAISPVDPPLALRVEAVDGEIVETPLPVQVLAATGPIVKGPSA; encoded by the coding sequence ATGGCGCACGTGGTGGCGACGGGGGCCGGCAAGGCCATGATGGAGCGTCGCAACGATCCGACGCACGAGTACATCCTGCAGCTCACCGGCAAGGAGCGTCCGCGGGTGCTGTTCGTCGGCACCGCGACGGGCGACGAGCAGGCGTACACGCTGAGCTTCTACAAGACGTACGACTCCGACCGGTGCGCGCCGCATCACCTGACGCTCTTCCACCGCGACCTCGACGACCTCGCCGGGTTCGTGAAGGGCTTCGACGTCATCCACGTCGGCGGCGGCAACACGGCGAACATGCTCGATGTGTGGAAGCGGCAGGGCCTCGACGACATCATGCGCGAGATGTGGGAGGACCCCGCGTCGAACGTCGTCTTCACGGGCGGCTCCGCCGGCGGCATCTGCTGGTTCGAGGGCGGCACGACCGACAGCTACGGCCCGACCCTGCAGGTGCTGCCCGAAGGGCTCGGGTTCCTGCACGGCAGCTTCTGCCCGCACTACGACGCCGAGGACCAACGGCAGCCGCTCTTCCACGCGGCGCTCCTGAGCGGTGAGCTCGCGACGGGCTATGCGGTCGGCAACCTGCAGTCGCTGCACTTCGAGAACCAGGAGTTCGTGACCGCGATCAGCCCCGTCGACCCGCCGCTCGCGCTCAGGGTCGAGGCGGTCGACGGCGAGATCGTCGAGACGCCGCTGCCCGTGCAGGTGCTCGCCGCCACCGGCCCCATCGTGAAGGGCCCGAGCGCATGA
- a CDS encoding anaerobic C4-dicarboxylate transporter family protein, producing the protein MNDNVWIMFAQLLVVILAIYMGTRTSGIGLGVWGLVGVAVLIFVFQTPPGNAPVDAVFIVLTVITAASVMQAAGGIDWMVSVAAKAIKSRPKSVVFLAPAMSFLFTVGAGTGNIFYPLLPVIYDVSYHQKIRPERALSVSAVASQVGILCSPVSAATASLVVLLAPSGVDLGQVLLIMWPASIVGLFLAALVMVRHGKNLEDDPEYQRRLAEHLVKPPTEDVTSKKLPRTAVLSASIFLAGVGFIVLMGLFEGIRPIIGTDDNGDPVRVSVTVIIEVTMGVIAALIFIFCKVKSSDVPKQSTFPAGMVGAFALFGIAWLANTFVAYNNQLIVDGLGALVSGSSAFIGALLFALALFLVAMLTTSQSSATNAIVPIGLAIGLPASLIVGLWPSAMGMYTLPANGSQVATAAFDQTGTTKLGKFVFDHSFQLPNLVYVVSAMIVGVLLSFVVV; encoded by the coding sequence ATGAACGACAACGTCTGGATCATGTTCGCCCAGCTCCTGGTCGTCATCCTGGCGATCTACATGGGCACGCGCACGAGCGGCATCGGGCTCGGCGTCTGGGGTCTGGTCGGCGTCGCCGTGCTCATCTTCGTCTTCCAGACGCCGCCCGGCAACGCCCCCGTCGACGCGGTCTTCATCGTGCTCACGGTCATCACGGCCGCCTCCGTCATGCAGGCCGCCGGCGGCATCGACTGGATGGTCTCGGTCGCGGCGAAGGCGATCAAGTCGAGGCCGAAGAGCGTCGTCTTCCTCGCGCCGGCGATGTCGTTCCTGTTCACGGTCGGCGCGGGCACCGGCAACATCTTCTACCCGCTGCTGCCCGTCATCTACGACGTCTCCTACCACCAGAAGATCCGGCCCGAGCGGGCGCTGTCGGTCTCGGCCGTCGCGTCGCAGGTCGGCATCCTCTGCAGCCCGGTCTCCGCCGCGACCGCGTCGCTCGTCGTGCTGCTCGCGCCGAGCGGCGTCGACCTCGGCCAGGTGCTGCTCATCATGTGGCCGGCCTCGATCGTCGGCCTCTTCCTGGCGGCGCTCGTCATGGTGCGGCACGGCAAGAACCTCGAGGACGACCCCGAGTACCAGCGGCGCCTCGCCGAGCACCTCGTCAAGCCCCCGACCGAGGACGTGACGAGCAAGAAGCTGCCCCGCACGGCGGTGCTCTCGGCGTCGATCTTCCTCGCGGGCGTCGGTTTCATCGTGCTGATGGGCCTGTTCGAGGGCATCCGGCCGATCATCGGCACCGACGACAACGGCGACCCGGTGCGGGTGTCGGTGACCGTCATCATCGAGGTCACGATGGGTGTCATCGCCGCGCTCATCTTCATCTTCTGCAAGGTCAAGTCGTCCGACGTGCCGAAGCAGTCGACCTTCCCCGCCGGCATGGTCGGGGCGTTCGCCCTCTTCGGCATCGCCTGGCTCGCGAACACGTTCGTCGCGTACAACAACCAGCTCATCGTCGACGGGCTCGGAGCGCTCGTCTCGGGCTCGAGCGCGTTCATCGGCGCACTGCTGTTCGCCCTCGCGCTGTTCCTCGTCGCGATGCTCACCACGAGCCAGTCGAGCGCGACGAACGCGATCGTGCCGATCGGTCTCGCGATCGGGCTGCCGGCGTCGCTCATCGTCGGGCTCTGGCCGTCGGCGATGGGCATGTACACGCTGCCGGCGAACGGTTCGCAGGTCGCGACGGCCGCGTTCGACCAGACGGGCACGACGAAGCTCGGCAAGTTCGTGTTCGACCACTCCTTCCAGCTGCCGAACCTCGTGTACGTCGTCTCGGCGATGATCGTGGGCGTGCTGCTCTCGTTCGTGGTGGTCTGA
- a CDS encoding threonine/serine exporter family protein has product MAEADVVDRDLLRSFLLGLAEGMNAAAESVAVIHDTLVRVSKAYGRDDTDVVVLPTVVLVQTGGGREGHVAVRSAINASFRFDQIAELYTLIGAAERAEISPLDGIRRLNEIGAMKPRRGWVVRTLGHAILVTGLALLLTPTWQGAVIAFGLGAFVGLAKLVRSPTLQLVFPVFAAFVCALAVFLIAPYVEIGDPIRLLIAPLATFLPGGVLTTAVAELAVGQMLSGASRLVFGLVQLALLAFGILAAGTLVGVESSSYAALEASAPFPWWTAIAGVLLFAIGNYLHFSAPRRTFGWVLLVLVVAYLGQQVGTILVGSTVSGFIGALAMTPVVLWIAALPHGAPSQLTFLPGFWLLVPGAAGLVGLTEAVGTTDGLEDFATALTAVMSIALGVLIGTALYRVVHHGAEELAEFHIDVPAALADEQEPPFWARLVPGTPRSLWGGRRRHRRRGRPAEPSTDASERASRAGASDSTPSSQAGGP; this is encoded by the coding sequence GTGGCAGAGGCCGACGTCGTCGATCGCGACCTGCTCCGCAGCTTCCTCCTGGGGCTCGCGGAGGGCATGAACGCGGCGGCGGAGTCGGTCGCGGTCATCCACGACACGCTCGTGCGGGTGTCGAAGGCCTACGGGCGCGACGACACCGACGTCGTCGTCCTGCCGACCGTCGTGCTCGTGCAGACCGGCGGCGGACGGGAGGGGCACGTCGCGGTGCGGTCGGCGATCAACGCCTCGTTCCGCTTCGACCAGATCGCCGAGCTGTACACGCTCATCGGCGCCGCCGAGCGCGCGGAGATCAGCCCGCTCGACGGCATCCGCCGACTGAACGAGATCGGCGCGATGAAGCCGCGCCGCGGCTGGGTCGTGCGCACCCTGGGCCATGCGATCCTCGTGACCGGTCTCGCGCTGCTGCTGACGCCCACCTGGCAGGGTGCCGTCATCGCCTTCGGTCTCGGCGCCTTCGTCGGCCTCGCGAAGCTCGTGCGCTCGCCGACCCTCCAGCTCGTGTTCCCGGTCTTCGCGGCGTTCGTGTGCGCGCTCGCGGTGTTCCTGATCGCCCCGTACGTCGAGATCGGCGACCCGATCCGGTTGCTGATCGCGCCGCTCGCGACCTTCCTGCCCGGCGGGGTGCTCACGACCGCGGTCGCGGAACTCGCGGTCGGCCAGATGCTCTCGGGGGCCTCGCGGCTCGTGTTCGGGCTCGTGCAACTCGCCCTCCTCGCCTTCGGAATCCTCGCGGCGGGCACGCTCGTCGGCGTCGAGAGCTCGAGCTACGCCGCGCTCGAGGCATCCGCACCGTTCCCCTGGTGGACCGCGATCGCCGGTGTGCTGCTGTTCGCGATCGGCAACTACCTGCACTTCTCGGCGCCCCGCCGCACCTTCGGCTGGGTGCTGCTCGTGCTCGTGGTCGCCTACCTGGGCCAGCAGGTCGGCACGATCCTGGTCGGTTCGACGGTGAGCGGTTTCATCGGCGCGCTCGCGATGACGCCCGTCGTGCTCTGGATCGCCGCACTGCCGCACGGCGCACCGTCGCAGCTCACCTTCCTGCCCGGGTTCTGGCTGCTCGTGCCGGGCGCGGCGGGCCTCGTCGGCCTGACCGAGGCGGTCGGCACGACCGACGGGCTCGAGGACTTCGCGACGGCACTCACGGCGGTCATGTCGATCGCGCTCGGCGTGCTGATCGGCACGGCGCTGTACCGAGTGGTGCACCACGGCGCCGAGGAGCTCGCCGAGTTCCACATCGACGTGCCGGCGGCGCTCGCCGACGAGCAGGAGCCGCCGTTCTGGGCGCGGCTCGTGCCGGGCACGCCGCGGTCGCTGTGGGGCGGACGGCGCCGGCACCGCCGTCGCGGGCGGCCCGCAGAGCCGTCGACGGATGCCTCGGAGCGGGCGTCGCGCGCGGGAGCATCCGATTCCACCCCTTCCTCTCAGGCAGGTGGGCCGTAA
- the pyrE gene encoding orotate phosphoribosyltransferase: protein MTTHDSDTRSRLIEHIKEDAVFHGDFTLTSGKKATYYVDLRKVSLDHRVAPLIGQVMLDLIADLPDVAAVGGMTMGADPIASAILHQGAARGLAYDAFVVRKEPKDHGRGKQVEGPELAGKRVVVLEDTSTTGGSPLKAIEALRKVGAEVVAVAVVVDRATGAREVIEAEGVPYLYAIGLEDLGLS, encoded by the coding sequence GTGACCACGCACGACTCCGACACCCGCAGCCGGCTCATCGAGCACATCAAGGAAGACGCCGTCTTCCACGGCGACTTCACGCTCACGAGCGGCAAGAAGGCGACGTACTACGTCGACCTGCGCAAGGTCAGCCTCGACCACCGCGTCGCCCCGCTGATCGGCCAGGTCATGCTCGACCTCATCGCCGACCTCCCCGACGTGGCCGCCGTGGGCGGCATGACGATGGGTGCCGACCCGATCGCGTCGGCGATCCTGCACCAGGGTGCGGCGCGCGGCCTGGCCTACGACGCGTTCGTCGTCCGCAAGGAGCCGAAGGACCACGGCCGAGGCAAGCAGGTCGAGGGCCCCGAGCTCGCCGGCAAGCGCGTGGTCGTGCTCGAGGACACGTCGACCACGGGCGGCTCGCCGCTCAAGGCGATCGAGGCGCTGCGCAAGGTCGGCGCCGAGGTCGTGGCCGTCGCGGTCGTCGTCGATCGTGCCACCGGCGCCCGCGAGGTCATCGAGGCCGAGGGCGTGCCGTACCTGTATGCGATCGGCCTGGAAGACCTGGGCCTCAGCTGA
- a CDS encoding ribokinase, with the protein MTERGSRVLVVGSLNVDATTYVARFPAPGETIAAHGFQTALGGKGSNQAVAAHLAGADVELVARIGDDANGRLALSVLDGFGLPTTGVERVAGAPTGIAQITVADSGENTVIVAAGANHELGPAVVDDVRDRIAGAGVVLTQGELPVETIERLAATCADLGVRFVLNLAPPVVIDPAALAVCDPLVVNEHEARAVGIGAADGDADASGPTSLDAWRAFAAAAVGTVARSVVVTLGAAGAVAATAEGSWTVAAPQVEAVDTTGAGDCFTGTLTAFLAEGRPVAEAARIAAVAGALAVQRRGTVDSYVPRETLLDTVARLDGTGRPDGTGRSEGAGGAA; encoded by the coding sequence ATGACCGAGAGAGGTTCGCGGGTGCTCGTCGTCGGCTCGCTCAACGTCGACGCGACGACCTACGTCGCACGGTTCCCCGCGCCGGGCGAGACGATCGCGGCGCACGGCTTCCAGACCGCGCTCGGCGGCAAGGGGTCGAACCAGGCGGTCGCCGCCCATCTCGCCGGTGCCGACGTCGAGCTCGTCGCGCGCATCGGCGACGATGCGAACGGCAGGCTCGCGCTCTCGGTGCTCGACGGCTTCGGCCTGCCGACCACGGGCGTCGAGCGGGTCGCGGGCGCACCGACCGGCATCGCGCAGATCACCGTCGCCGACTCGGGCGAGAACACCGTCATCGTCGCCGCCGGGGCGAACCACGAACTCGGGCCGGCCGTCGTCGACGACGTGCGCGACCGCATCGCCGGTGCCGGCGTCGTGCTCACCCAGGGCGAACTGCCCGTCGAGACGATCGAGCGGCTCGCCGCGACGTGCGCCGACCTGGGCGTGCGCTTCGTGCTCAACCTCGCGCCGCCCGTCGTGATCGACCCGGCCGCGCTCGCGGTCTGCGACCCGCTCGTGGTCAACGAGCACGAGGCGCGTGCGGTGGGCATCGGTGCGGCCGACGGCGATGCGGATGCCTCCGGGCCGACGTCGCTCGACGCGTGGCGTGCGTTCGCGGCCGCAGCGGTCGGAACCGTCGCCCGCTCGGTCGTCGTGACGCTCGGGGCGGCGGGCGCCGTCGCCGCGACCGCCGAGGGCAGCTGGACGGTCGCCGCGCCCCAGGTCGAGGCGGTCGACACGACGGGCGCGGGCGACTGCTTCACGGGCACACTCACGGCGTTCCTCGCCGAAGGCCGACCCGTGGCCGAGGCGGCGCGCATCGCCGCCGTGGCGGGTGCGCTCGCGGTGCAGCGGCGCGGCACGGTCGACTCGTACGTCCCGCGCGAGACGCTCCTCGACACGGTGGCCCGACTCGACGGCACGGGTCGTCCCGACGGCACGGGTCGATCCGAGGGCGCGGGCGGGGCCGCATGA
- a CDS encoding nucleoside hydrolase, which produces MSLPVIVDCDPGHDDVFALWLAAGHPALDLRAVTTVGGNVPLEHTSRNARIALTVAGVEGVPVAAGAAGPIARVLQTAEWIHGENGLGGPVLPEPTVPLDPRTATELMADVLLAADEPVAIVATGPITNVAVLLRDRPEVAGRIREVVWMGGSTERGNATPYAEFNALVDPEALDLVVRSGVPFTMVGLNVTHRALVTPGVRERLSSAGTRTAAFAGELLDFFCRTNDEVFGMPEGPLHDPVAVAVLADPGCVGVRRTRLDVELHGTETLGATSVDFDGMLRREPNADVAVELDVDRFWSLVEASLARLG; this is translated from the coding sequence ATGAGCCTGCCCGTCATCGTCGACTGCGACCCCGGGCACGACGACGTGTTCGCGCTGTGGCTCGCGGCGGGGCATCCCGCGCTCGACCTGCGCGCGGTGACCACCGTGGGCGGCAACGTGCCCCTCGAGCACACGAGCCGCAACGCGCGCATCGCGCTGACGGTCGCCGGGGTCGAGGGCGTGCCCGTCGCGGCCGGTGCTGCCGGCCCGATCGCCCGGGTGCTGCAGACGGCCGAGTGGATCCACGGCGAGAACGGGCTCGGCGGCCCAGTGCTGCCCGAGCCGACCGTGCCGCTCGACCCCCGTACCGCGACCGAGCTCATGGCCGACGTGCTGCTCGCCGCCGACGAGCCCGTCGCGATCGTCGCCACCGGCCCCATCACGAACGTCGCCGTGCTGTTGCGCGACCGGCCCGAAGTCGCGGGGCGCATCCGCGAGGTCGTCTGGATGGGCGGCTCGACGGAACGCGGCAATGCCACGCCCTACGCCGAGTTCAACGCACTCGTCGACCCCGAGGCGCTCGACCTCGTGGTGCGCAGCGGCGTGCCGTTCACGATGGTGGGACTCAACGTCACGCACCGCGCGCTCGTCACCCCGGGCGTGCGCGAGCGGCTGTCGAGCGCGGGCACGCGCACCGCGGCGTTCGCCGGCGAGCTGCTCGACTTCTTCTGCCGCACGAACGACGAGGTCTTCGGCATGCCCGAGGGCCCGCTGCACGACCCCGTCGCGGTCGCGGTGCTCGCCGACCCCGGCTGCGTGGGAGTTCGGCGCACCCGGCTCGACGTCGAGCTGCACGGCACCGAGACCCTGGGCGCGACGAGCGTCGACTTCGACGGGATGCTGCGCCGCGAGCCGAACGCCGACGTCGCCGTCGAGCTCGACGTCGACCGGTTCTGGTCGCTGGTCGAGGCATCCCTCGCCCGTCTCGGCTGA
- a CDS encoding NUDIX hydrolase, with protein MTARGAAPARAELAALVDDPALFADWRDGAEFGEIEYRDAAVLILFGVLDTLPSAHAARDEAVSRDLDVLLLARAETLRSHAGQVAFPGGRVDPGDRDVVDAALREAREETGLDTAGVDVLGTLAPLSVPYSGHMVTPVLGWWRSPSPVGVVDVAESSAVFRTPVADLVNPANRYTTVLRRDGHEWRGPAFLPTAGGRQHLVWGFTALVLDTMLDRLGWAEPWDHGHELELTP; from the coding sequence GTGACCGCACGAGGAGCCGCACCGGCGCGCGCCGAGCTCGCCGCGCTCGTCGACGACCCGGCCCTCTTCGCCGACTGGCGAGACGGTGCCGAGTTCGGCGAGATCGAGTACCGCGACGCGGCGGTGCTCATCCTGTTCGGCGTGCTCGACACGCTGCCGAGCGCGCATGCCGCGCGCGACGAAGCGGTCTCGCGCGACCTCGACGTGCTGCTGCTCGCGCGCGCCGAGACGCTGCGCTCGCACGCGGGGCAGGTGGCGTTCCCGGGCGGGCGAGTCGACCCGGGCGACCGCGACGTCGTCGACGCGGCCCTGCGCGAGGCCCGTGAGGAGACGGGGCTCGATACCGCGGGCGTCGACGTGCTCGGCACGCTCGCGCCGCTCTCGGTTCCCTACTCGGGGCACATGGTGACGCCCGTGCTCGGCTGGTGGCGCTCGCCCTCGCCCGTCGGGGTGGTCGACGTGGCCGAGTCGTCGGCGGTGTTCCGCACGCCCGTGGCCGATCTCGTGAACCCGGCCAACCGATACACCACCGTGCTGCGTCGCGATGGCCACGAGTGGCGCGGGCCGGCGTTCCTGCCGACGGCCGGCGGTCGGCAGCACCTCGTCTGGGGGTTCACGGCGCTCGTGCTCGACACGATGCTCGACCGCCTCGGCTGGGCCGAGCCGTGGGATCACGGCCACGAACTCGAACTCACCCCGTGA